The following are encoded together in the Oncorhynchus nerka isolate Pitt River linkage group LG23, Oner_Uvic_2.0, whole genome shotgun sequence genome:
- the lg23h10orf88 gene encoding ATPase PAAT: protein MASIDVSTSKDGPVNGHTSWACKSQERQLSDILLPVQSSIDTDISQIDRDTPNGYVPVLLEQVEQGSPCVITLCCAPHCPALITSLLVTSEARTIEVYSQAGDYCGTSRGERDPNTQPDSAERGPFYRKHLILESPAASCEVKLLSLGGRGSVAVARVVMGLQTRTPVDCSLSLGPSIDMLRVQSMVEEMGASLSPGAQSLMNMVQFQQKNKADSLSGFLPLLVSSGALSALARVTNGPSSAPADIQHPSVNTSLQPDEMSDSASSDPWPQSRAACDTHTGLADMMSPFLNGQPGGRRPCISPDLLPMLQSVCGQVTQLRIEDASKTSNGPRQEHACCRGLEHVLERCLGEMERRLMEHMDQRLDAMQLRLETALLQTLALPLNHLKTTAPTPDQPQALH, encoded by the exons ATGGCCAGTATTGACGTGAGTACAAGCAAAGATGGACCTGTCAACGGGCACACGTCATGGGCTTGCAAATCACAGGAGCGCCAACTCTCTGACATCCTTCTCCCAGTACAGTCAAGTATCGACACTGACATCAGTCAGATCGACAGAGACACACCAAACGG GTATGTTCCAGTGCTCCTGGAGCAGGTTGAGCAGGGGTCTCCGTGTGTCATCACCCTGTGCTGTGCACCCCACTGCCCTGCCCTCATCACCAGCCTGCTGGTGACCAGCGAGGCCCGCACAATCGAGGTCTACTCCCAGGCTGGGGACTACTGTGGCACCAGTCGCGGGGAAAGAGACCCCAACACACAgcctgacag TGCAGAGAGAGGACCCTTCTACAGGAAACACTTAATATTGGAGTCCCCTGCCGCATCATGTGAGGTGAAG CTGCTGTCTCTTGGTGGGCGAGGGAGCGTTGCTGTGGCTCGGGTCGTGATGGGCCTACAGACACGGACACCTGTGGACTGCTCTCTGAGCCTGGGGCCCAGCATCGACATGCTCCGTGTGCAGTCCATGGTGGAGGAGATGGGCGCCAGCCTCTCACCGGGGGCCCAGAGCCTCATGAACATGGTCCAGTTTCAGCAGAAG AACAAAGCTGACTCACTGAGTGGGTTTCTGCCCCTCCTCGTGAGCAGTGGGGCTCTCTCTGCTCTTGCTAGAGTAACTAACGGACCCTCTTCAGCTCCAGCTGACATTCAACACCCCTCAGTCAACACTAGCCTCCAGCCAGACGAGATGTCTGACTCTGCCTCCTCAGATCCATGGCCCCAGTCTCGTGCAGCCTGCGATACTCACACCGGCCTGGCAGACATGATGTCACCCTTTCTTAACGGCCAGCCAGGAGGACGGAGGCCATGCATCAGCCCAGACTTGCTCCCTATGCTGCAGAGTGTGTGTGGGCAGGTGACGCAGCTCCGCATCGAGGATGCCTCAAAGACATCCAACGGCCCGCG GCAGGAGCATGCATGCTGCAGAGGGCTGGAGCATGTCCTGGAGAGATGTCTGGGCGAGATGGAGAGGAGGCTGATGGAACACATGGACCAGCGACTGGATGCCATGCAGCTGCGCCTGGAAACGGCCTTACTGCAGACCCTGGCCCTTCCCCTTAACCACCTCAAGACCACAGCACCAACGCCTGACCAGCCTCAGGCCCTGCACTAA
- the LOC115106395 gene encoding prolyl 4-hydroxylase subunit alpha-1-like, with translation MELRGVCCVLLTCLFYTSSADKDFFTSIGQMTDLLYTEKDLVTSLKDYIRAEEDKLEQVKKWAEKLDVLSATATQDPEGFLGHPVNAFKLMKRLNTEWGELESLVLKDMSDGFISNLTIQRQYFPNDDDQTGAAKALMRLQDTYRLDTHTISSGELPGTNKDVAMSPMTVEDCFELGKIAYSDADYYHTELWMEQALKQLDGGEESTVDMVTILDYLSYSIYQQGELERALDYTKRLLKLDSAHQRANGNLKYFEYQLAKQNKVEAEEGQKEKEKREREKREASDKKGRPADYLPERRKYEQLCRGEGIKMTPRRQSRMFCRYSDNNHHPLYVLGPVKQEDEWDRPRIIRYHDILSNSEIEKVKELAKPRLRRATISNPITGVLETAHYRISKSAWLTAYEDPVVDKINQRIEDITGLNVKTAEELQVANYGVGGQYEPHFDFGRKDEPDAFKELGTGNRIATWLIYMSDVPSGGATVFTDVGAAVWPKKGSAVFWYNLFASGEGDYSTRHAACPVLVGNKWVSNKWMHERGQEFRRRCTLNESE, from the exons ATGGAGTTGAGGGGAGTCTGTTGTGTGTTGTTGACCTGTCTATTCTACACATCCTCTGCAGACAAAGATTTCTTCACTTCCATCG GTCAGATGACCGATCTGCTGTACACAGAGAAGGACCTGGTCACCTCTCTGAAGGATTACATCAGAGCTGAGGAGGACAAACTAGAGCAGGTCAAAAA GTGGGCTGAGAAGCTGGATGTGTTGTCGGCCACAGCCACTCAGGACCCAGAAGGCTTCCTGGGCCACCCGGTCAACGCCTTCAAGCTGATGAAGAGGCTCAACACAGAGTGGGGAGAGCTGGAGAGCCTGGTTCTCAAGGACATGTCTGATG GGTTCATCTCTAACCTGACCATCCAGAGACAGTACTTCCCCAATGATGACGACCAGACTGGGGCAGCCAAGGCCCTGATGAGGCTTCAGGACACCTACCGGCTGGACACGCACACCATATCCTCAGGAGAGCTTCCTG GAACCAATAAGGATGTCGCTATGAGCCCTATGACAGTGGAGGACTGCTTTGAGCTGGGGAAGATCGCCTACTCTGATGCCGACTACTACCACACAGAGCTGTGGATGGAGCAGGCCCTGAAACAGCTGGacgggggagaggagtccaccgTGGACATGGTGACCATCCTGGACTACCTCAGCTACTCCATCTACCAGcagggggagctagagagagccTTGGACTACACCAAGAGACTACTCAAATTGG ACTCTGCCCACCAGCGAGCCAACGGCAACCTGAAGTACTTTGAGTACCAGCTGGCCAAGCAGAACAAGGTGGAGGCGGAGGAGGgccagaaggagaaggagaagagagagcgggagaagagagaggcatCTGACAAGAAGGGCAGACCTGCAGACTACCTGCCTGAGAGGAGGAAATATGAACAGCTGTGTCGCGGCGAAGGCATCAAGATG ACCCCTCGTCGCCAGAGTCGTATGTTCTGTCGTTACTCTGACAACAACCACCACCCCCTGTACGTGCTGGGTCCCGTCAAGCAGGAGGACGAGTGGGACCGCCCACGCATCATCCGTTACCACGACATCCTCTCCAATAGCGAGATCGAGAAGGTTAAAGAGCTGGCCAAACCCAGG CTGCGCCGGGCCACCATCTCCAACCCCATTACTGGTGTGCTGGAGACCGCCCACTATCGCATCAGCAAGAG TGCATGGCTAACCGCCTACGAAGATCCAGTCGTGGACAAGATAAACCAGCGCATTGAGGACATCACCGGCTTGAATGTCAAGACTGCAGAGGAGCTACAG GTGGCAAATTACGGCGTGGGCGGGCAATACGAGCCCCACTTTGACTTTGGACGG AAAGATGAACCGGATGCATTTAAGGAGCTGGGCACCGGGAACCGCATCGCCACCTGGCTCATTTAC ATGAGTGACGTACCTTCAGGGGGAGCCACTGTCTTTACTGATGTGGGAGCTGCAGTGTGGCCCAAAAAG GGAAGTGCAGTGTTCTGGTATAACCTGTTTGCCAGTGGAGAGGGTGACTACAGCACGCGGCACGCAGCCTGCCCTGTCCTAGTGGGCAACAAGTGGG TGTCTAACAAGTGGATGCACGAGCGAGGCCAGGAGTTCAGAAGACGTTGCACTCTGAACGAGTCAGAATGA